Part of the Phycisphaerae bacterium genome, TGGACGGCGTCGGCGAGTTTGCGGCAGAGGTACTCCTTGCTCGGTGGGTCGCCCAGAACAGTGGGCTGCCGATCGGCCAGCGCGGCCTGATTGCGGAGGATGGGGTGGAAGGTGAGACCGTGCAGGGCCATCTCGTAGCGATTGTCCCGCCCATTGGCGTCGCCGTCGCACTCGATGACCGCGACGACCCACCGTTCTCCGACTGTCTCGACGTTGACCTTCTGCCAGGTGGCGCCGGTGCTCGCGGGAACAAGACTGTAGGGCCAGGGGAAACTGACCGCACGAGTCACGTAGGTGGGGCTGTTGCTGTTGTACGCCGGCAGGCTCTCGGTGAGCACCTCGTCGAAATCAGGGGTATCACATGTGCCCGGGTCGGTGTCTGCGTTGCGGTTCGGGCGGTTGTACCAGACCTTCAGCCGCACGCCGCTGGCCGGAACGGCGATCGCGCCGGTGTTATGGATGTTGATGGTGTAGGTGACGGTCTGTCCGTTTGCCGGCCAGCCGTAGGGACCGCAGGCGTCCTTGGTCGGGCTGCGATGAGCGAAGGCGATTGCGGCATCCCCCGCCGTGGCCATGCTCTGTCGGGCGTTGAGGTCGGTGTCGATGTAACCGAACAGGCGCCCGGCAGCGATGGCGGGGCGGCCGTCGGCAGTGGTCTCCAACCGGCCGGTCATCACCACCAGGCTGGAAGACCCTCCATTACCGGGCAGCCACTGACCGGAAAGCGCCTTGCCGTTGTACTCGACCCCCGGCTTGTAGTTCTGCCCGGGCTTGGCCGGAGCCGCTCTCAGCTGGAAACTCCCAGCCGCGGACGCGAGCGTCAGAACATCGAAGCCGTCCTTTTCATAGTCCGCCGCCGTCAGGCCGTTCACCTGCAACCCAGGCAGATCAGTGGCCGCATCGGCGACCAGCGTGCTGAAACTGTTGGCGGTCGTCTGGTAGGAATAGAAGACCAGCCGAGTCTGGCCGCCTTCGGCGAATGCCAGCGAGAGGAAATCGGTGTCTTCGTTCCAGAAATCGCCGCAGGCCAAGCCCAGGTACGTGCCGCTGATGCTTGGGAGGCTTGACTCAGCGGTCTTGGTCCAACTGACGCCGTTGACCGAGGCGGGGGGGGTGAGGATGACGATGCGGATGGTCGAGCCGTTCTGCATGGCCACGAGGAGTTGGTCCTTGCCCGATCGCCTGAGGTTGCCGGCCGTCGCGCCGAGGAACGTGCCGGTCACCGGGATGGCGGTGCTGGTGCTCTTGAGTGCCCATGGCCGGGTGCTGAAGCACTCGGGAGGCTCGTAGACCTTCACGGTCAGGTTGCCGCCGGACACGCTGACGGTCGCCAGGTACTCCTTGCCGAAGCTGGCGGGCCAGAAGTCGCCGACCGCGAGGCCGCCGCCGGCGACGTCCACCAGCACGGTACTCCGGTCAAGCCAGCGCGAAGGCCAAGTGTCATTCTTGGCGTGGAGCGGCGGCTCGTAGACCACGAGCCTCCGAGTTCCCTCGCTGTCCTCGATCGCGGCCAGGTAGGAGAACCCGAAACCCCAGTGCTGGGGTCCGGCCCAAACCGGGTTGACCAGAGCCAAGACCATCGTGGCGACAACAACGTTGATCCTGCGCATCGAGTCCGCTCCCCCGAGTTCATTTCGCCGTTCGTGCCCCGGATCGATCAGTTCCCTTTGGCATCGAGAAACGAGGTCCACGGCGGCAGCGCGCAGCCCTCGCCACCTCGCTGCTTATCGGCGCGGACGGCTCATTGGCAGTCCGGCGAGATCGGCTGCAGCGGGTTGCGGCTCAGACACCGCTGAAAAGAGCCGAAATCGGCCTGGTCCACATCGCCGTCCTGATCGTAGTCGGCCGCTCGGCAGTCGAAGAACTGGTCGCTGACCAGAATCGTGCCAAACGGAATGGTCGGACCGGAGAAACACGGCGTGAAGTAAAGCTCCAGGTCGTCTCTGTTGACGTGTCCGTCGAAGTTCAGGTCGAAGCTGGTACCCTGCAGCGACATGACCCATAGGGTGGTGTTGTACGGGCTGGTCGGTTCGCCGCCCTGCTTGATGTACACCCTGCCCTTGTGGGTGGCGGCGCTGGTGCCACTACCGGTCGCGGCAGGCAGCACACCGGTCGTGAACTGCTTGCTGGCAATGTCGTAGATTGTGAAGGAGGAGCTGGGGTCCGGTCCAAAACCCTCCTGGTTGCCGTTGGCTCGGCCGGCGACAATGAGCAGGCCGCCGTCGCTCCCGATACCACAACTCCACTTGGCCGGCAGAGGAGCCATGGCCGAGCCGTATCCGGGTTCGAAAGGAAGCTGGCCCAGGTCGATGGCCGGACTCTCCTCGTGGGTCCACTCGTACCATTCCGGCCCGGTCTTGGTGTTGAGCCTGAGATCCTTCGGGTCGATCGACCACAGCCGATCGCCATCGCCGGCCGGGCTGGTCTGCCAATCGTTCTTGATGCCGTAGAGGATGTCGTTCACCGCCGTCATCTGGACAACGCGGCTGAACCAGCCGGGGTCCCGGCCCTCGAGTCCGGTGAACGCGGCCCGGAAACAACTCGGCGCGTCGAGGTCCTTGAGATCGGCCACCGTGGTCGGACCGCCCTGGTTGACCGCCGCGGCGTGGCTGTTTCCGTAGAGGTAGTCGCCGATGACGGTGAACCCGGTATGGCCGAAGTTGCGGTTGGCATGGACCGACCACGTGTCCGTCGCGATGTCGTAGGTGCACAGGCCGACATCACGGTTCGTGACCAGCGTACCCTGATCGCCCAGGCCCGGGTAGAAAGCCAGGGCCCCGTCCGGGTCGCCGTCCGGATCGCTCGGTGCGTCAGCAAGGGGCAACCAGCCGTGCCCGTCGGGCGAGCGATGGAGCTGTCCGTCTGCGGTCAGGTAATAGAGGTAATAACCACCAGAAGCCAATGAAGTGCCGTAGCTGCCCTCGATTGGCGTGCTCATCTGGACGAACTGCCAGCAGCCGTTCCTGTAGGGAGGCGTTTCCGGTCCGTACACCGCTGTCAAGGTCTTGGGGCCGTTGGCCGCCAGCGTAGCGCTCGGATTTTCGATCGGCGTCTGGCCTTCGACATCCCACCGGACAAACGTCATGTGCGGCACGTACGGAGCTGCCAGGGTCACCGTCTCCCCGCTGCCGAAACTGACGGTGAACGGGGTCATCGCCGTCTCGCCACCGCTGCAATCCCTGGGCGTGTAGGCAACTACCACCGGATCGCCAGGACCTTCGGCGCCGACGTTGAACACTACCGGCGTGTCGCACCGCGACTGGTACATGGCCGTGGCGGTGACAGGGGCGGCGACCTGGAGCGAGAGGAGTTGGCCGGTCGTGGCAGGCTCCGCTCCGTCGACGGACCAGCCCAGGAAGGCGTAGCCTTTCAGGATTGGAGCAAGGAGGCTGACGTACTCCTGATAGCCGACCCTGCGAGTGAACGGTGTTGTGCCGGTGTTGTTGCCGTCGCAGTCGTCGGAACTCATGTAGACGGAGACGCCGTCCGTCGGAGCGCTGTTGACCGTCAGCGTGGATGCCATCGCGCAGGGATCCGCCAGCGAGACGGACATGACCCACAGGTCGGTGTTGGGGTCGTTGTCGGGGCTGGGTGAGCTGCCGCGCTTGATGTAAACCTTGCCCTGATGGAAAGTGGCCGAGGTGCCCGAACCGGTAGTGCCGGGCAGGTTCTTCACCGTGAAAGTGCCACCGGCAACGTCATAGAGGGCATATTGGCTGCTGGGTTCGCCCCAGCCTTCGTGGTTGGAGGGCGAGCGGCCGGCGATGATCAGCAGACCGCCGAGGCCGCCGATCTCCGCTGACCAGCCGGCCGGCAGGGGCACAATCGCCGAACTGTAGCCCGGCTCAAACGGCAGCGGGCCCAGGTCAATCGCGGTACTCGTGTTGTGCGTCCAGTCGTCCCAGTTGGGGCCGATGTACTGGTTGGGAACGATGGCCGAAGGGTTGATGACCCAGAGCCGGTCGCCGGTACCGGCCGGACTGGTCCAGTCGTTCTTGATGCCATAGAGCATGCCATTCACGGTCGTCATCTGCACGGCTCTGCTGAACCAGTCGGCAGCCTCACCGAGAATGCCGCCGGTTCCGGTGACAAAGGCGGCACGCTGGCAAGTGATCGCGTCCAGATCCTTCAGGTCCGCAATCGTGGTCGGCCCGCCCTGGTTCACCATCGCGGCGTGGGCGTTGCCGTACAGCGTGTCGCCAACGACCACGTAGCCAGTATTGCCGAAGTGGCGATTACCGTGGGCAATCCATGTGTTGCTCGCAATGTCATAAGTGTGCAGCACACGCTCGCCCCCGCCGAGGTCCCGACGCGTGATGAGTGCCCCTTGAGCGCCAAGACCCGCGTAGAAGGCCAGCGATCCGCAGTCGGCTCCGTCGCCGCCGCCGGGGGCGCTGGCCAACACGAACCAGCTTCCGGCCGTGCTCGGGTTCGGACAGAACAGCTGCCCGGTGTCCCTCTTGAAGTAGTACAGCCGAGTGCCATCCGAAGCCAGCGATGTTCCGAACTCGCCTGGTTCGGGAGTGCTCTCAACGGCAAACTGGATCGAAGTGGCCGCGGGATTCACGAACACCTCCCACGTCTTGGTGTCCGATCCGGAGGCATTGGTCGCCGTGGCCTCGACGGTGAAGCTCTTGCCCAGATCGCCGGCGGATGGCGTCCAGCCGCTGATCCTGCCGGTCGGGTCAATGACCATGCCGGCCGGATGCCGGCCGAGCGACCAGGTTACGTTCGCACCCTGGTCGAGAGTCAATTGCCGGGTGTACTCCACCGTTGCCCGTGCGGTGTCCATCGAGTTCACCGGATGAATCACCGGCGGGATCTGGTAGAAACGAAGGGTGTCAATCGCGAACGAATAGGGCGTGTTGGCGGACGCCCATTCAACCGCATCAAGACGGAAGTAGTAGGCGGTGGCTGGATCGAAGCTCGTGGTCCCATCATAGTAGCTGACCTCGTCCGCAGGGGTGACATTCTTGGAGATCGTGGTCCAGCCGGCGTTGGCCGGTACGCTGATCGAGTAGGCTGCTCGGGCTTTCACCGTCCACTGCGTCCCGTTCCAGATCCCCGCGTACACGCGGAGCCAGAAACCAACCGTCCCCGTGGCCGGACCTTCGTGACGAACGGTGACATCGAACCTGTTGGAAGTCAGGTCCAGCGTGGTTCCGCTCTGATAGGAGGCGGGATAGATTCGCAGCAGGGCATAGCCCGTGTCGCTGACGTCGCATCGGACCGCCGTGTCGCCATCGATCAGGTACGGAGCCCCTGCAGGGGCAACGTTCTCCAGCCCGGCCAGCGAGGAAAAGTCGTTCAGATAAGTGTCGGCGGCCGCGACCCCGACCAGTGACCACACCAGAACCGCGCTCGTTAGACATCGCATCCGGAGATCTCCTTTTCACTGGTGGCGGGTCGGCAGACGGGTGCGTGGTCCTCAACTGGACCGATCCGCGATTCGGTCCGCCTCCTTACCCCTGCCCGTTTCTGCATCGATCGAGCTTCCAGAGCCCTCGATCCCAGTATGCCAGCATGCCGGACGGAATTCAAGCCGATGGAATATCCCACCCTCTATCGCCCAGTGGAGAATCGGGTGACAAGCTGGAACTCGTCTACTCCCAGTTCAGCCCATCCACCCACAGGTCGAACGGATCGTTCCCCATCGAATCGAACTGCAGGGTGATGCAATCGACTTTCCGGAGGCTCATCGTCTCTGCTTGGACTTGTTTCTTGGCCGTCTGGGCCTCCTCCGGGCTGAGTGGCTTGACCACCCAGAGATCATCATTGGTGGGAGCGTAGTTCATCCCGCCGCGCTTGATGAAGACCTTCCCCTGGTGGAATGCGGCCGACGTGCCCGACCCTGTCGGACCGGGCAGGTGCCCCAGGACGGTGTATCTAGCGGTGGCGATGTCGTAGATCGCGTAGCTGTCGGACGGTTGCCCGTAGCCCTCGTTGTTGCTCGGCGAACTGGCGGCCACGATGAACAAACCACCCTTGCCTCCGACCGCCGTCGACCAGTGGGGCGGCAGAGCGACCAGGGCTGAGCCGTGACCGACCTCGAATGGCAGGCTGCCCAAGTCGGTGACCGGCGTGCGGGCCTCCTTCCACTGTTTCTCGTCCCAGTGGAAGCCTCCGCCGAATGACGACGGCCTGTAGTCCTCAGGATCGAAGACAAACAGCCGATCGCCACTCTTGTCCGCCTCGCCAGGCTGGGGTGTGGTCCAGTCGTTCTTCATCCCGTAGACCCTGCCCGCCACCGCGACCAGCTTGGCCGCCCGGCTGAACCACCAGGCCGCCCCCCGGTCGCCCTTCAGGCCTTCCAACACCGTCCGCTCGTCCGTCGCCGTCGGCTTGGACAGGTCAAACCGGCTGATCGGTCCGCCGTAGTTGCCGCCCACCGCATGGGAGATGCCGTACAGGTAGTGCCCGACTACAGCCGTGCCATGACTCGGCGAGCACCATGTCGCCGTCCATCTCCAGGTGTCCTTCTCGATGTCGTACACAACGTAGCGGCCGGGATTCTGGCCGTGCTGGTCGCGCCGAGGGTCGGTGTGACGTACGATCAAGCTGCCCTTGCCGTCCGCCCCTTCCCCATAGGCGAGCATCTGGTTCTGCCAGCCGCCGGCGTCGCTTTTGAGATCGGCGGAGGGGCTCTTGCGACCGGTCCAATCCTTGCCGCTCTCCGAACGCCAGAGCTGGTCGCCGTCGGTCATGGCGCAGAACAGGTACTGGCCCGTCGAGACCAGCGACGTGTCCGACTGGCTCTCCATTGGCGTATCCACGGTCTCGAAACACATGGCGTTGTCAATGTGCGGCGGGACGGCGCCGTCGAGGCTTTCCGAGCGGATCCACTCATCGCTGCCGGCTAGCGGCACGGCCACCCGGAGCCAGCCATAGCGGGCTTCGGGATACGGCAGGTCGCCCAGGAGGTTACGCGGGTTCTTGTGGTACGCCGGCAGATAGGAGTAGGCCGCCTTCCCGCTGTGCAGACGGATGATCGGGTTGGGACCCTGGAAACCGCCGTTGTTGGGATTCTCGAAGCGGATCCACAGGGTGAGCGCCTTCTTGCCGGTTAGATCCCAGCCGGCGTTCCTGTCTTTCGGGAAAGTGAGAGTGACATCGGCTCCCTGGTAGGGATCGGGCCGCACGCGAAGGCTGGTCTTGCCCACGATGGCGTTCGCGTCATCGGTGAACCTGACCTTTCCCTTCTTGTCGGGGTCGTTGCCCATGCCCCAGCCCCATTGTGTGGCTTGCCCTTCGGTGGCGGATTCGGGTAGCTCCTCGATGACGTAGAAGTCCCGGAAGGCCAGCCCGGCCAGGAATCCGTTGCTGACCGTCAGGCTGACGCGGTAGAAGCCGGGCTTGTCGAAGGCGTGCTCGACCTTGGCCGTGGTGTACTCCTTGCCGGCCACATCCCACCGGAAGATCAGGGCTCGCCCGGCCTCGTCCTTGCTGCCCGAAGCGTCGAAGGCGACTCGCTCGCCGACCCGGGCCCGTGAAGGGCCGTCGAGGACAGCCTTGGGGGCGTTCTTGCCCTCTGGATCGGCCTGGCCCCGGACTAGGTTCGTGACTTCCTCCATGAACTCGTCCTGCTCCCTGTTGCCTCTGAAGGTGTTGTTGGCCAGGTACAGCGAGTCGGTGAAGCGGGCGAACAGTCCCCACCGGTTGTTCTCCAGCCGGTTGTTCTGGACGATCAGGTGATACATCTTCCACTTGACGCCGCGGCTGCCAGCATCGCCGCGGAACACGATGCCGGCTCCGTTGTTGTCATGGCAGTAGTTGCCGTCGATGACCGTGTGACTGCCGGACCCGCCGACGATCACGATGCCTCCATGATTGAAGTCGGCCTCGGGGGCGTTGTGCTTGCCATCGGGAAGGCCGTTGAAAGCCGCTTCGTTGCCGATCAGCACCGTGTGATCCGAGCCGCCCAGCCAGAAGCCGTAACTGCAGTGATTGGCCTTGTTGCGGATGAATGTGTTGCCCGGACTCCAGCTTTCGAAGCCGTTGTTGTTGGCATAGGAGCAGTCGTTCTCGATGAACACGTTCCCGGTCTGGACCCACCCGTTGAGTGGGCGAAGGAACACGCCATCGCCGCCGTGCGTGATGTCGTTGCGTTCGTAGAGATTGTCGTTGGAACCAGTCTCCATCAGCACGCTGGTGGAATCGCGGGCATGGACCTCGCCGGGCTTCATCCGCAGGCCCCAGGACAGATTGTTGTCCCGGACCACGTTGCGGCATGCCAGCCACATCTTGAGGCAAACGTTGGAGCAATGCGAGAAATCGTTCTTCTCGATCAGGTTGTGGCTGGATTCCCACAGATCCAGACCGTTCCAGACATGGTTGGCCTTGTTGTTGCGGATGACGCACTTTTGCATGCGCGTCAGAATGATGCCCCCGTTGCGGTCACCGTCGCCCCAGCCGTAGTCCGGATCGTGGTAGTTGTCGGAGAAGTCGCAGCCCTCGATGGTCCATTCCGCCCCGTCGCGAGCCTCCAGGGCGCTGTTGAAGCCGCGGATCTTGATGTTCCGGATCGTCACCCTGGAACGGCCCTCGGCCAGGATGCCGACACCCACGAAGGACTTTAGATTGCCCGCCTTGCCCGGCCCCCGAAGCGTGGCTCCGTTGCCGTCAATCGTCACCCCGTCGGCCCGGATGACCAATGGAGTGTCCAGAACCGCATCCTTGTCGAGCTTGAGGTTCTCCGTCACCACCCGGGGTGGACCCATCTGCTGGGCAAACGCCGGAATCGTCAACAGTGCGGCAATGAGCAAGACGGCGTACGGCATGTTCTCTCCTTGCGGACTCGCCAACAGAACCTGCGACCCGCGGTGAGGCGATCTCCTCGGGACAGGCTGTGTGCCTCACCTGTTTCTCAGTCTCCTGCCCGTGCTCACTCGGCGACCGGTCCTCCGCCTCGCTCACGGCCTGCGACCGATAGCGGAACGCGGCTCTCATCAAGCATGGCTCGTCACTTCCTCCCGTCCCCGCATCGATCCCGAACCTTGGCAAAAGCGTTCATCGCCCGGTCAAGGTCCTCCCGGCTGTGAGCTGCCGAGATCTGCACGCGGATCCGGGCCTTGCCCTTGGGAACCACGGGATAGCTGAAACCGATGACGTAAATGCCTTCCTCGAGCATCATGGCGGCCATCTTCGTGGCCAATACCGCGTCGCCGAGCATGATCGGGGCGATCGGATGCTCGCCGGCCGGAATGCTGAACCCCCGATCCGCCATGCCCGCCCGGAATACCTTGGCGCTCGCCTCCAGCCGGTCGCGGAGTTCCGTCGAGCCGGAGACGATCTCCAGGGCCTTGAGCGTCGAGGCCGCCACGGCCGGAGCAAGCGTGTTCGAGAACAGGTACGGCCGGCTCCGCTGCCGGAGCAGATCAATGATCTCCTTGCGACCGCTGGTGTAGCCGCCGGTCGCTCCGCCGAGGGCCTTTCCGAAGGTGCCGGTCAGAACGTCGATCCGCCCGACGACGCCGCGGTGCTCATGGGTGCCCCGCCCGGTCCGGCCGATGAAGCCCGTGGCGTGCGAGTCGTCCACCATGACGGCCGCATCATGCTTGTCGGCCAGCTCGCAGATGTCGGCCAGCGGGGCGATACTGCCGTCCATCGAGAAGACGCCATCCGTGGCGATCATTCTCATGCGGGCCCCGGCCGCTTCCTTGAGCTTGGCTTCCAGGTCGGCCATGTCGCAGTTCCTGTAGCGATAGCGCTGGGCTTTGCACAGCCGAACCCCGTCGATGATGCTGGCGTGGTTGAGCTCATCGCTGATGATCGCGTCCTGCTCGCCCAGCACGGTCTCGAACAGCCCGCCATTCGCGTCCCAGCAGGAGCTGTACAGGATCGTGTCCTCGGTTCCCAAGAACTTGGTGATTGCCGCCTCGAGCTGCTTGTGTAGGCCCTGCGTGCCACAAATGAACCGCACGCTCGAGAGCCCGAAACCCCACCGCTTCAGCCCGGCCTGGGCAGCTTCAATCAGACGCGGATCGTTGGCCAGACCGAGGTAGTTGTTGGCGCAGAAGTTGACCACTTCCTTTCCGCCTTGAACCGCAATCCGCGAACCCTGGGGCGTCGTAATGACCCGCTCCTCCTTGTAGAGGCCACTCTGGCGAATCTCGTCCAGCGTCGCACTGACGTGGCTCTTCATCGTCTTGAACATCGGCGTGTCCTTCCTTTCTGGGCGTGCCTGTCCACCTGCCGGAAAGCCGCATGGCGCCGGCGTCTCGCCGGCGGGCCTTCAGTGTTCCGAGATGCCCTCTTCATCACCCGCCCTGCGGCCAAACCCCGCAGCCGCCTTGCCCATCTGCCCCACGCTCCACTTCCGCGGCCTACTTCTCCGACCAGTCCAGAACCACCTTGCCCGAGTTGCCCGAACGCATGACCTCAAAGGCTCTCTCGAACTCGGTATAGTGAAAACGGTGAGTAATGACCGGGGCGATGTTCAAGCCGGATTGGATCATCACCGTCATCTTGTACCAGGTCTCGTACATCTCGCGACCGTAGATGCCCTTGATGGTCAGGCCGTTGAAGACCACGTAGTCCCAGTCGATCTCCGTTTTGGGTAGAATGCCAAGCAAAGCGATCTTCCCGCCGTGGCACATGTTGGCGATGAGATCGCGGAACGCGGCCGGATTGCCCGACATCTCTAGACCGACGTCGAAACCTTCCTGCATGCCGAGCTGCTTCTGCACCTCCTTCAGCGTCCCCTCCTTGACGTTCAGCGCCACCGTGGCCCCCATCTTCTTGGCCAGGGCCAGCCGGTACGGGTTCATGTCCGTGACTACGACGTACCGAGCCCCCGCATGCTTGGCGATGGCCGTGGCCATGATGCCGATCGGCCCCGCCCCGGT contains:
- the kbl gene encoding glycine C-acetyltransferase, which gives rise to MFKTMKSHVSATLDEIRQSGLYKEERVITTPQGSRIAVQGGKEVVNFCANNYLGLANDPRLIEAAQAGLKRWGFGLSSVRFICGTQGLHKQLEAAITKFLGTEDTILYSSCWDANGGLFETVLGEQDAIISDELNHASIIDGVRLCKAQRYRYRNCDMADLEAKLKEAAGARMRMIATDGVFSMDGSIAPLADICELADKHDAAVMVDDSHATGFIGRTGRGTHEHRGVVGRIDVLTGTFGKALGGATGGYTSGRKEIIDLLRQRSRPYLFSNTLAPAVAASTLKALEIVSGSTELRDRLEASAKVFRAGMADRGFSIPAGEHPIAPIMLGDAVLATKMAAMMLEEGIYVIGFSYPVVPKGKARIRVQISAAHSREDLDRAMNAFAKVRDRCGDGRK
- the tdh gene encoding L-threonine 3-dehydrogenase, coding for MKALVKAYPREGLWLEEVPVPEMGINDVLIRILKTSICGTDVHIWNWDAWAQKTIPVPMTVGHEFVGIVEKVGANVHDFKHGDLVSGEGHLVCGRCRNCLAGRRHLCPNTAGVGVNRPGAYAEYLSIPVTNVWAADPHIPLELLSSFDPLGNATHSALSFNVLGEDVLITGAGPIGIMATAIAKHAGARYVVVTDMNPYRLALAKKMGATVALNVKEGTLKEVQKQLGMQEGFDVGLEMSGNPAAFRDLIANMCHGGKIALLGILPKTEIDWDYVVFNGLTIKGIYGREMYETWYKMTVMIQSGLNIAPVITHRFHYTEFERAFEVMRSGNSGKVVLDWSEK
- a CDS encoding right-handed parallel beta-helix repeat-containing protein, which codes for MPYAVLLIAALLTIPAFAQQMGPPRVVTENLKLDKDAVLDTPLVIRADGVTIDGNGATLRGPGKAGNLKSFVGVGILAEGRSRVTIRNIKIRGFNSALEARDGAEWTIEGCDFSDNYHDPDYGWGDGDRNGGIILTRMQKCVIRNNKANHVWNGLDLWESSHNLIEKNDFSHCSNVCLKMWLACRNVVRDNNLSWGLRMKPGEVHARDSTSVLMETGSNDNLYERNDITHGGDGVFLRPLNGWVQTGNVFIENDCSYANNNGFESWSPGNTFIRNKANHCSYGFWLGGSDHTVLIGNEAAFNGLPDGKHNAPEADFNHGGIVIVGGSGSHTVIDGNYCHDNNGAGIVFRGDAGSRGVKWKMYHLIVQNNRLENNRWGLFARFTDSLYLANNTFRGNREQDEFMEEVTNLVRGQADPEGKNAPKAVLDGPSRARVGERVAFDASGSKDEAGRALIFRWDVAGKEYTTAKVEHAFDKPGFYRVSLTVSNGFLAGLAFRDFYVIEELPESATEGQATQWGWGMGNDPDKKGKVRFTDDANAIVGKTSLRVRPDPYQGADVTLTFPKDRNAGWDLTGKKALTLWIRFENPNNGGFQGPNPIIRLHSGKAAYSYLPAYHKNPRNLLGDLPYPEARYGWLRVAVPLAGSDEWIRSESLDGAVPPHIDNAMCFETVDTPMESQSDTSLVSTGQYLFCAMTDGDQLWRSESGKDWTGRKSPSADLKSDAGGWQNQMLAYGEGADGKGSLIVRHTDPRRDQHGQNPGRYVVYDIEKDTWRWTATWCSPSHGTAVVGHYLYGISHAVGGNYGGPISRFDLSKPTATDERTVLEGLKGDRGAAWWFSRAAKLVAVAGRVYGMKNDWTTPQPGEADKSGDRLFVFDPEDYRPSSFGGGFHWDEKQWKEARTPVTDLGSLPFEVGHGSALVALPPHWSTAVGGKGGLFIVAASSPSNNEGYGQPSDSYAIYDIATARYTVLGHLPGPTGSGTSAAFHQGKVFIKRGGMNYAPTNDDLWVVKPLSPEEAQTAKKQVQAETMSLRKVDCITLQFDSMGNDPFDLWVDGLNWE